GCATTTGAAAAACCCCCCACTGAAAAATTGTGGTTCATGATGTAATCCATCGCTTTTTTAACGTCACGGTTATCAACATTATTAGTCATTACTAAAACAATGTTGGCACCCGGAGCAACCGTGTGGGTAGACTGAATATCCAACATAATTTCGTCATCCCAACCATTTAAAGTAGGGCAATTATTTTGGTAATCCTGCCCATCAGATTGTACGACTCTAAAATTTATTTTATCAACGAATAACGGTAGGTTATTTACGCGATTATAACGATTTGCTATTTCTCGAATCTCATCTCTAGTGAGCAACCCGCACCCATCAATAATTACAATCGTTTGCCCTGATCCATCAATGGTCACGCCGTTAACCGGGGCTACGTAATCTAAATCATAAGCAAGACGTAAATGAGCGCCGCTAAAACCAGCAATAGTTGAAATGTTTGTGGGAATGGCAGAAGGAAGGTAAGGGGGCGTCCACTCAAAGTTCAAAGTATGCGGTTCGCCTATCAATCGGGTTTTATCTATCTTTCTATATTTCGGTTCAACATGGGAGATATTACTTAAGCCGCTAATTCCAGTTATATGCTTAGCAATAAAAGCGGGCAGCAGAGGGGCTGATGTGTTCGCATAAACTGTTTTTTGCTGATACTTATACTCGTTAATGCCGATTTTTAAGGCTTTTTCAACTTGGTTTACAGTACCCGTGACTTGAATATCCCCTTCCTCTATCTCAGCTTGCAACCCTTGTCGTTGAAAATATTTTTGTAGTTGATGTAAAACTTTTGGGGAAGGACTAAATTGTTTATCAAATTCTGTTTGGGTTAAAAAATGTTGATATTTAGAGCTCTTGGGGTCATAGATTTCTTCAGCCAGTCTTTTTAAATCTTTTTCATTTCTCAATTTGACCCATGCTCTAAAGGAAATTATCTTCTGAGAGTTTAAATGACCTATGACGGTGGCGTTTTGGATAAGGGAATATTCTTTATTGTTTACAGGGAGCATGTTATTGGAAGCAGCTTTTCCAACATTGGCAGGTAAAATGGCAGACAGGGTGAGTAAATACAAAAATTGCCTTTTATCCATTATGTGTCCTTACAATAAAATTATTTAACTTTCCGCAATTTTTAAAGCAAAGTAAATAGAAAGAATTTGATAAAAATGAGATTGATGTCAAAAAGCCTGCCAGGGCTAGGTCAGATAAGGTTACAGCAAAGCTGCGCGTAAAGAAATTTTAAAAATTATTAACGTGTGGAATAACCAGGCAAATCAGGAGGCTTGTTTCTTTATACTTTCTTTCAATAGGGACATAATATCCACAATTTTTTCGGGTTTTTCTTTTTTGCTAACTTTCGGGGTGACTACTTTTTTACCTTTTATTTTTGCATCAATAATCTTCTTTAATTCATCAATATAATTATCGTGAAATTCATCGGGTTTAAACTTTTTTGTCATTTTCTTAATCAGATTAATTCCTTCTTTTAATTCTTCCTTACTCACTAGATTTGCATCCGGTAGTTTTAAATTATGCGGGTCGCGGATATCTTCGGCATATCTTAATTTTTCCAAGACAATTAAATTCCCATAAGGCTTTATGATGGCCAAAGCCTCTTTATTGCGTAAAACAAATTCACCTACACCTACCATCTTTGTTTCTTTGAGTGCTTCACATAATAAAGAATAGGCTTTTAAGCCACTTTTTTCTGGCTCTAAATAATAAGGCTTCTCAAAAAAAATAGAATTTACTTCTTCTGCTTTTACAAATTGTTCAATTTCTATTGTATGTGTTTTTTTAATATTAGCCGCCTCAAAATCCTCGGGCTCCAGCAAGACATAGTCCCCTTCTTTGTATTGATACCCTTTTACAATTTCTTCCATGGAAACCTCTTTGCCATCCTCTCGACAAACGCGTGTGTACTTAATTGGGCATCCATCACTTTTGCGGATTAAATTAAAACCTGGTTTAACCTCAACCGTACCACTTACTAATTTAACGGGGATACTCACCAAACCAAAACTAATTGAACCAGACCATATTGCATGCATATCCTTGCTCCTTGTTTCCTATTTAAGTTTAGACTATGGCGTAAGCAAAGATCCCCCCCAAATTTTCTAGCATGCGCTAGTTAGCAACACAATCCCCCCGGGCAGTGCTTAATAGCATCCGTTTTTTCTCTTATATTTTTCCTCGCAGTATGGAAACCATAAGGAGAATAAATGGAAAAGAATTGCAAGCGTGTACTCGCTTACCAACTTGCAAAGCAAGTAAATACCAAAAATCTGACCTCTATTGCCGGGGGTTGCTTGTTAACCTACCAAGCGACCCGGTATTGGACCAACTTTAACCCGCGCACGGTTGACTCTATCGACGATGCGCCCAGTGATGTTTAACAAGGAATTATTATGAAACATAAAAGAGTAATGGCTTATCAATTGGCAAAAAAAGTGGAGAGAAAAAAGGATTTGGAAGATATAGCCGGAGGGGCTAACCCTTCTTATTTTACCGCTTATTGCTCCCCCACCTTAACCGGTAAGGAGCGCAGTAAAGATAGCTGCGGCGATCAGGGAATGGATTTCTAGGTTTAGGGAAGAAACATAACAAGTCCAGCTTTGGGTTTAAATGGAATTAAAGCTAAAGCCAACACAAATGGAGAACAAATGAAAGATAACAAAAATCGGGTTATGGCTTATCAGTTAGCCAAAACATTAAGCTCTGCAGAAATGCAAAAAATAGCAGGCGGTGCGGGTATATGCCATCGACCTAGCGTACAGGTTTCTGGTAACGGGGCCCTTAATTCTTTCGATGGAATAGTTGACTACTCCATTGATTTTTGAGGTTGAGACTAATTCAGGCACGCATTTTGCGTGCCTTTTTAATAAGGGATTTATAATGAATTATTTAATTGCCACAGAACCTGACGACACACACGCTATCCTAGCAAAACTAGCTTTAGAGGAAAAAGGACATAAGGTACGCTTTTTATATTTAGCTGATCACCCTACCCGACAAATAAATTCTGTTTTTATTCATAATGGTACCTATGAATGGTTTAATTCCGATAAACTTTCTCATTACCATGAAAACCATTACGACGTGGTGTGGTGGCGTAGAGTTAGAAGACCCTACATTCCTAAAAACCTTAGTCATCCCGAAGATTATAAATTCATTACGCGTGAAAATTATTTATTCTACGAAGGCATAACCTATAATCTCGCTCCCAACGCCTGGTGGATTAATAACAAAGAAGCTGCAACTCGCGCGAACTCCAAACTATTGCAATTAAAAACGGCTGACTCCGTAGGATTAAAAATTCCGGTGTCCTTATTTTCAAACAATCCGCAGGAAATTCGCCAATTTATTACTGCACATATAAATCATGGGGTGATTTATAAACCGCTATGTTCGAATTTTTGGTTCGAGCCGGATCAAATAAAGATATCTTATACCACCAAAGTTGACTTGCTTGACTTACCTGACGACCAAGCCTTGCAATTAACTCCGGGTATTTATCAAAGGCAACTACAAAAAAAATATGAGCTACGAATTACTTGTTTTGGTGATTATATCATCGCCGCCAAGTTAGATTCACAAGCACATAAAGAAGGACAGATTGATTGGCGTGCGATAAGCAATGGAGACATGCGGGTTGAGCTTTATTTATTACCTAAAGAACTGGAGGAAAAAATAAACTTTTTTATGAAAAAAATGGGGTTAGAAACAGGTTCTTTAGATTTCATTGTTACCCCGGAAAACGAATATGTTTTTTTAGAAGTAAATGAGCAAGGCCAATTTTTATGGATAGAAGAGTTGTGTCCTGAGATTCCTATGTTAAATACATTTGTCGATTTTATGGAAAATAAAAAAGTGACAACAGGAATAACAGATAGAACAAATCACTCCATTGAGCAATATCGCTGCCAAATGGGAGAAATGGTATTAGAAAATTTGAAGCACCATGTGGATCTTAATAGTCATAACTTACCTCTATAAGGAAATATAGATGAAATCATTTTTAGTTGTTTTGGGGATTGTCTTTTCTTTACATGTTTTTGCGGAAACCACGGTAGATATTTATGGAGAACGAAATAAAAATTTTGATGCGGGAATTTTAAAGTTCCGTAAACAAATAAGTGAAATAGAAGAGAAAAGTCACAAACTAATGATTGAGCCAAACTTAACTAAAAAAGAACAGTCAGAGTTAGAAAAGTTACTCACGGATAAAATACTACTTAGCGAAAAAATTAGAAGATTATATGGTTTTTTGTATGTGGGTTTTGCTTCGGTTTACTACGCTCCAGGAAAACTTAACACTACTATTGAAGTAATTAGTCGAGAAACTCCCGAGCGCTTTAATTATTTCGGTCCCGAATATTTAAATGAAATAGTGGAAAATAAAGACGATATCATAGAAAAAGCACAAAATTATTATCAGACCGGTGGTTTATTATTTGTAAATAATAAACTCGTCCAAGATCAAAACTGTCAGGCTTTTCATTGTCTATGGGGATTCGCAAGCAAGGAATTAAAACCATATAAACAGCAATTCTATGACGCAATTTCTCACAACAAAAACTACATTATTGAAGTATTAAAAGAGTCATCCATTCCACACCGTAAAACTGGAGCGCTTATCCTTATTGGGTTCTTTCCCGACCCCCAAGAGATTATTCATTTAGCTAGTCTTTCGGTTAATGATGGTAATGAAGAGGTGCGAAATATGGCTATGCGCATCATAGGAACCACTTTAGAAAAAGTAAAAGTAAATGATTTAGATCCTCGCCCTTATTTAAGTCTTTTAAATTCCCCAATTGTGACCGACAGAAATAAAGCACTATTGGTTTTATTTCACTTGGCCCAATCAAAACCATCGGCAGAAATAATTATTAAAGAAGGTGGAAGTAAGCTCCTGGAACTACTGGCACTAAAACAAATAAATAACCACAATCCAGCCTATATGGTTCTGCGCCAACTGAGTGGGAAAGAATATGGGGAATATGATTTAGCTGCCTGGGAGAATTGGTTAAAAACATCTAGATTGGCCACCTGATAATTTAAATCTACATTCTTTGTTGGGCCCGTCGGCCCAACCTATGCGGCATCAAGAAGAAGCGGAAGTGATATGGAACCCCACACTCTTTTCAGGCAGGAAGTTCTCCAACATCAAAAAATGCAATCTATTGGTATAGTACTTATAAATACGCCCTTTCATCTCCGTGTTTCAATATTCTTTATCTGTACACTTGTATTTTTAATATTTCTATTATTAATTTCTGGAGAATTTGCCGAAAAACATATTGTTAAAGGATTTTTAAATTCAGCATCTGGTACAGCATCCATATATGCTCCACGTCCAGGAATAATTTCTCAATGTTTTCATCAAAGAGGAGGACATGTAAAAAAAGGAGAACCACTTTTTGTTATCCAAACGCGCTATCAAGAAAAAACAGATGAGGTTTTACAGCAATTATTAATAAATAAGCAAAACTTTGAGAAAGAAATTACTTATAAAAAAAAGCATCTTTCTTCATTAAAAAATTTGTTAAAAAAACATTTTGTTTCTAAAGAATCTTATGACCTGAAAAAAGAGGAAATTTTAAATTTAATACGATCGCTTTCTATGGTGCAGTTACAAATATTAAATCACAAAAAAGAGCTTAGTTATATTATAAGTGCTCCTATTAGCGGTACGTTATCGGCTTTATCAAATTATCAAACAGGTCAATTTGTAAATAATAACAAACCCTTAGCCAAAATTATTCCTAAAGATTCACAATTAATTGCTGAACTCTATGTCCCTGCACAACAGGCTGGATTTTTAAAAAAAAATGCATCGGTTCGTATTCGTTTAGATGCATTTTCGTATCAGCATTTTGGTAGTGTAAAAGCCCAAATCAGAGATATTTCTCCTACCATTTTTTTGAGTACGGATGAAGATAAACCGATAACTGTAGACGGTCCTTACTATAAAGTCATTGCCACCCTTGACCGACCTTATTTAAACCTTTATGGCAAACCCACATTACTTCAACATGGTATGACTATCACAGCAGTTATTGTTGGAAGCAAACGCAAATTATGGCAGTGGATTTTAGATCCATTGTATGGATTTTATGGAGAATTATTTTATGGATAGCATGAATCTGAATTTTTTATTTAGAGAGCGAAAAAAAAAGCTACCGCTCGTTTTACAAGATGAGCGGGCAGAATGTGGTCATGCTTGTGTGGCAATGATAAGTAATTATTGGGGTCATGAATTAGATCTCTATACCTTACGAAAAATCAAAAGCACTTCTTCTAAAGGCAGTACCTTGTCTGAGTTAATATCACTTTTTGAAACCTTGGGATTTTCCAGTACGGCTTTACAAGTTCCTCTTGAAGAAATGCATTTAATAAAAACCCCGGCAATATTACATTGGAATCTAAATCATTTTGTAGTGCTAAAAAAGGTAAGCAAAAACTACATTGTTATTCACGATCCTGCTACTGGTGCTCGACGTTATACGTGGAGGGAAGTATCTCAATCATTTACCGGCATTATCCTGGAAGTTAACAAATCGGAAGATTTTCAAAAAATTCGGGATAAAAATAAATTAAGCTTATTTTCTTTATTAAAAACGATTACAGGGATTAATCAATTTATTGTTTTTCTTTTAGTACTCTCTCTAGCCTTGGAAGTGTTTACTCTTATTAACCCGCTGTTTATTCAATATGTCACTGACAATGTAGTAGATATGAATGAAAAAAGTAACTTGTATGCCATTGCTTTTGGCTTTTTAATTTTAACATTTATTCAAGCTTTCACCGAGTATACACGTGGGAATATGGTTATTTACATTAGCAAAAACCTTACCGAACAATTCTCCTCAAATATCGTGAGGCATTTATTAAAACTACCCCTCGATTTTTTTGAAAAAAGAAGTAAAGGAGACCTCCATACAAAGTTTCAAGGCATACAAGAAATTCAGAAAAAATTGAGTACTGATTTTATCAGTACGTCGCTTAATGGATTAATGATTATTATTAATTTTTTGGTCATGCTTTTATATAGTACGTTACTGTCTAGTTTTGTTTTTTTATTTTTAATGGTAACTCTTTTCATTCGCTATAGTTCATATCAGTATGTAAAAAAACAATCAGAAGCTTCGATTCATTATCATACGAAATCACTAACTCTATTTTTGGAAACTTTGCATGCCATATTACCTATCAAAACATTTTTAAAGGAACGATTGCGATTTTCTTTATGGCGTGGTTTTTTTATTAAATCGCTAAATGCAGATATCAAGATAGAAAAATTTCAAGCTTTAGCACAAGTTAGCGACGAATTCTTATCGCAAATTGAATATATATTGGTAGTATGTTTAGGCGCTTCTCTTGTTATTTCCAATCAGTTTTCTGTTGGCATGCTTATTGCATTTTTGTCTTACCGCTTATTATTCGTAAATAAGATGCATGCTTTTATTCGCAGTATGATGGAATATAAATTAATCTCAATCCAACTGCAGCGTCTGAGTGATATAGTTTTACAATCGCCTGAAGTCATTACGAAGGGGTGCGGGCAAAAGGATAAAACACACGGCTCTTTGCATCTTAAAAATATTTCATTTAAATACCAAACCAATGAGCCATGGGTCTTGCGCAAAATCAACCTGCGTATTCATGCTGGTGAAAAAGTAGCTATTGTTGGGCCTTCTGGATGTGGGAAATCTACGCTTCTTAAAATCATAATGGGTTTACTAGTACCCCAGGAAGGTGAAATTTATATTGATCATTATCCTTTAACTACATTTGGTCTGGAAAATTATCGCCAACTGACAGCAGCAGTTATGCAAGAAGATCTATTACTCAGTGGTTCGATTATTCAAAATATTGTTTTCTTTGACGAGCATATTGACTTTGAAAAGGTATATTCGGCAACGCAGATTGCTTGTATCCATGATTTTATCTCTTCTTTACCCATGGGATATGAAACTCTCATAGGAGAAATGGGATCAAATTTCTCAGGAGGGCAAAAGCAACGTATTCTTTTAGCCAGGGCATTGTATCGACAACCTAAAATTCTTTTTTTAGACGAGGCGACTAGTCATTTAGACCGAGAAAACGAGCATAAAATTAGTGAATCCTTACGCCAATTACAAATTACACAAATAATCATTGCTCATCGCCAGGAAACAATTGAAAAAGCAGATTCAGTTATTTCATTAGCGAAAATAAATAATCTTTAAAAAAACAGTTGGCTCATAGCGAGGATGATTTAAAAAGATGTTTTTTACCAAGAAATTTCTACTATGCAAAAAATTTCTGGAAATGTGGTATTACAAGCTAATTTTCATATCTTTATGAGAAATACCCGCATCTAAATATTCTTCACTACAAATGATGAACCCTAATTTTTCATAAAAGGGAATAGCATGGGTTTGAGCGCCAAGCTTGGCATAAGCAACTTTTTTTTCCCTTTTGAGATAATCGAGAATTGTTTCCATTAAGCGTTTTCCCAAACCCGTCCCCTGGTAAGAGTTTAAAATGGCAACGCGTTCAATTTTTGCCGTGTCTGCTAAATAACGAATTCTTGCAGTCCCTACAGGTTCTTGATGTATGCGCAATAAAAAATGTTCTGACTCCAAGAAGTCCCTTCCGTCTTGGTCTTCCTCTAAAGGCACTGACTGGCCTTGCACAAAAACCTTAAAGCGGATATGTAAGCACTGATTAATTTCTTCCTTTGTATTTACTTTTTTTATACTGATTTTCATTATTTTCTCGGTGACTTATTTGCCAATACAAAAACTTGAAAAAATAACCCCTAACAAATCATCTGAAGTAAATTCTCCTGTAATTTCACAAAGAGATTGGTGAGCCAGGCGTAAATCTTCTGCTAACAGCTCGCCTGCTTTATGAGATTCTAATTGTTTTTGGCCATTTAATAATAAATTACAGGCTTTTTCCAAGGCTTGCATATGGCGGCG
The DNA window shown above is from Legionella adelaidensis and carries:
- a CDS encoding protease pro-enzyme activation domain-containing protein, giving the protein MDKRQFLYLLTLSAILPANVGKAASNNMLPVNNKEYSLIQNATVIGHLNSQKIISFRAWVKLRNEKDLKRLAEEIYDPKSSKYQHFLTQTEFDKQFSPSPKVLHQLQKYFQRQGLQAEIEEGDIQVTGTVNQVEKALKIGINEYKYQQKTVYANTSAPLLPAFIAKHITGISGLSNISHVEPKYRKIDKTRLIGEPHTLNFEWTPPYLPSAIPTNISTIAGFSGAHLRLAYDLDYVAPVNGVTIDGSGQTIVIIDGCGLLTRDEIREIANRYNRVNNLPLFVDKINFRVVQSDGQDYQNNCPTLNGWDDEIMLDIQSTHTVAPGANIVLVMTNNVDNRDVKKAMDYIMNHNFSVGGFSNAYVVSNSWGDTSLETQSEFLESTYLKASTRGLSVNFAAGDCGDQTYNSSWTCTEVSNQPTVEYPVSSPYVTAVSGTSLFVDNSWNYAFEAGWGTRIGSAFYSGSMGGISRRLNTLPVWQASISDFEVGGYSGTVTSNPYNNTGRALPDIAMLADAYTGLNIYVNKKGATLTYGGASLSTPLFSGVLALVNQARSVKAGGRQNPIGQAAPYLYLNNEQLLATQAIRLVVPPHLIISGAQKVEGSGPKSAFKLLVNFEGEEEVITFGWDSSLRITENQFWNDVVGVGSPNIPNFVQVMTTI
- a CDS encoding Ku protein; its protein translation is MHAIWSGSISFGLVSIPVKLVSGTVEVKPGFNLIRKSDGCPIKYTRVCREDGKEVSMEEIVKGYQYKEGDYVLLEPEDFEAANIKKTHTIEIEQFVKAEEVNSIFFEKPYYLEPEKSGLKAYSLLCEALKETKMVGVGEFVLRNKEALAIIKPYGNLIVLEKLRYAEDIRDPHNLKLPDANLVSKEELKEGINLIKKMTKKFKPDEFHDNYIDELKKIIDAKIKGKKVVTPKVSKKEKPEKIVDIMSLLKESIKKQAS
- a CDS encoding HlyD family secretion protein, giving the protein MQSIGIVLINTPFHLRVSIFFICTLVFLIFLLLISGEFAEKHIVKGFLNSASGTASIYAPRPGIISQCFHQRGGHVKKGEPLFVIQTRYQEKTDEVLQQLLINKQNFEKEITYKKKHLSSLKNLLKKHFVSKESYDLKKEEILNLIRSLSMVQLQILNHKKELSYIISAPISGTLSALSNYQTGQFVNNNKPLAKIIPKDSQLIAELYVPAQQAGFLKKNASVRIRLDAFSYQHFGSVKAQIRDISPTIFLSTDEDKPITVDGPYYKVIATLDRPYLNLYGKPTLLQHGMTITAVIVGSKRKLWQWILDPLYGFYGELFYG
- a CDS encoding peptidase domain-containing ABC transporter yields the protein MDSMNLNFLFRERKKKLPLVLQDERAECGHACVAMISNYWGHELDLYTLRKIKSTSSKGSTLSELISLFETLGFSSTALQVPLEEMHLIKTPAILHWNLNHFVVLKKVSKNYIVIHDPATGARRYTWREVSQSFTGIILEVNKSEDFQKIRDKNKLSLFSLLKTITGINQFIVFLLVLSLALEVFTLINPLFIQYVTDNVVDMNEKSNLYAIAFGFLILTFIQAFTEYTRGNMVIYISKNLTEQFSSNIVRHLLKLPLDFFEKRSKGDLHTKFQGIQEIQKKLSTDFISTSLNGLMIIINFLVMLLYSTLLSSFVFLFLMVTLFIRYSSYQYVKKQSEASIHYHTKSLTLFLETLHAILPIKTFLKERLRFSLWRGFFIKSLNADIKIEKFQALAQVSDEFLSQIEYILVVCLGASLVISNQFSVGMLIAFLSYRLLFVNKMHAFIRSMMEYKLISIQLQRLSDIVLQSPEVITKGCGQKDKTHGSLHLKNISFKYQTNEPWVLRKINLRIHAGEKVAIVGPSGCGKSTLLKIIMGLLVPQEGEIYIDHYPLTTFGLENYRQLTAAVMQEDLLLSGSIIQNIVFFDEHIDFEKVYSATQIACIHDFISSLPMGYETLIGEMGSNFSGGQKQRILLARALYRQPKILFLDEATSHLDRENEHKISESLRQLQITQIIIAHRQETIEKADSVISLAKINNL
- a CDS encoding GNAT family N-acetyltransferase, which encodes MKISIKKVNTKEEINQCLHIRFKVFVQGQSVPLEEDQDGRDFLESEHFLLRIHQEPVGTARIRYLADTAKIERVAILNSYQGTGLGKRLMETILDYLKREKKVAYAKLGAQTHAIPFYEKLGFIICSEEYLDAGISHKDMKISL